One Chloroflexaceae bacterium genomic window, ACGCCGCTGGCGCGGCCCTGACCTGGGCTCGTTTTACCCGCAAACTACGGCTACCTATTACCGACCCCGGTTACTCCGCATTCCTCCTGCAACGACCAGGCGGAGCGAGGCGAGCCGATGATCCAAGGGGCGGTAGCCGCAGTTTGCTGGCGCGTGTCGCCTGCCGCCGGCGCTGCTCGTTCACACGCCCGCCAGCGGCGCAGCTGACAGTTCCCCGTTGGGCGGCTGCAAGCAGTGCAGAGATTCTCTATGTCGGCCAAGTCACGCGGAGCAAGTAATCAACAAGTCGGTCGTGCTGGCGAGTATTTCGTTGTCGCTGAATTGAACAAGCGCGGGGCGTTTGCTGTGCCTTTTGCTGGCAATATGCCCAGGATAGATGTCATTGCTTGCAACAGTGATGAAAGCCGCACCGTTTATATTCAGGTGAAGACCAGGCGTGGCGGGAAGACCTGGCATTCAAGCATCGCGGGCTGCCAGCCAATGTCGCCAAAAGCCAACGAACATAACTTCTAGGTGTTTGTTGATCTGGGCGATACGAATGTGTATCCACGCTACTGGATTGTGCCAGAATGGTGGATAAAGGACAACATCTACAGGACACACCAGGCATATCTGAACAAACACGGCGGCATAGGTCCCGGAAATCCAGATTCAACGCATCACTCTATTGATGAGAGCAGACTTGAACAGTGGAAGGACCGCTGGGACATTCTTGGCATCTTTGAGTAGGAGTCGCATTTCACGCGAAGTTTCAATCGCAAGGTTGCCACCTAGATCAACCCTGGCGACGTTGCATCGGCCCTGTCTCGGTGGCGCAACGCCATTGGCATGGTATGATGCGAGCCATCGCATACCAAAGAGGCTTGCATGGTCGCCATTCGCACCTATCAGGACGCCCTCGATTACATCTATAGCTTCGTCGATCCGGTGCGCAAGGCGGCGCCTGATCCTGAAGCCGCGGCGCTCAACCTGGAGCGCATGCGCCGGCTGCTGGCGGCCGCCGGCGACCCCCAGCACGGCCTGCGCGCGGTGGTGGTGGCGGGCACCAAGGGCAAGGGCAGCACCGCGGCGATGATCGAGGCCGTCGCCCGCGCCGCGGGGATGCGCGTCGGCCTCTTCACCTCGCCGCACCTCAGCTCCTATCGCGAGCGAATTCAGGTCAATCGCGTGCTGATCGATCAGGACGAGGTGATCGCCCTGACGAACCTGACCCGCCCCGTGCTTGACGCCTTCGACCCCGCTCCCCTTGGCCGGCCGAGCGTCTTCGATGTCGGCCTGCTGCTGGCGCTGCGCTACTTCGCCGCTCGCCAGGTCGATCTGGCGGTGATGGAGATCGGCCTGGGCGGACGCTTCGATAGTGTCAATGTGCTTACCCCGCTGGTGTCGGTGATCAGTTCAATCAGCTACGACCACATGGCCATCCTTGGGCGCACGCTGCGCGAGATCGCCTGGAACAAGGCCGGCATTCTTAAGCCCGGCGCGCCCGCCGTTAGCGCGCCCCAGCAGCCTGAGGCCGCCGCTGTGGTGGCCGAAGAGGCGCGGCGTGTCGGCGCCGACCTGTTCATCGCCGGGCCGGAGGGTCTCGCGCGCGCACACGGGCATGGCCCGGCGCTGCGCCCCTATCCCATGCCGCCGGTGACGGCCCTGCGCGGCGCGTTCCAGGTTGAGAACGCCCGTCTGGCCCTGGGCGCGGCCCTGCTGCTGCGCGACCGCGGGCTACCCTTGCCTGACGCCGCCCTTGCCGAGGGACTGGCCGGCGTGAACTGGCCCGGGCGCTTCGAACTCGTGCCGGGAGCGCCGCCGGTGTTGATTGACGGCGCGCACAACGGCGACTCGGCCCAGAAACTCGTTGCCGCCATCCAGGCTGAGATACCCCACGATCAGCTTATCGTCGTCCTCGGAACCTCGCGCGACAAGGACATCGCGGCCATCGCCGCCGCCCTGGCGCCGCCCGCCGCCGCGGTAGTGATCACCCGCTCGCGCCACAATCGGGCCATGGACATTGACCGCATCGCCGCCGAAGTGCGCGCGCACCTGCGCGGCCCCCTCCTGCTGGCCCCCGATCTGCCCGCGGCCCTTGACATGGCGCGCGGCCTTGCCGGCCCCCGCGACCTGATCTGTGTCACCGGCTCGCTCTTTGTGGCCGCCGAAGCGCGCGAGGCCCTCGGGCTGGCCGTGGCGGATTGATTAGTAGTCTGTAAAGTAAGTCTTTCGCTAAACCCCCACCCCCTCCCCACCCCTCCCCCGCCGGGGGAGGGCGTCTGGCTCATCCCTCCAACGGGGGAAGGCCGGGAGGCAGGCGGAAACGCCAGGAAACTTACGTCGGATAATAGCCAATCCCGTTTGATAGTATGGTATGATTGTAGCGGGCGTCTAAAACATGTGTTCGCAAGCATTCCGGGCGGCAGGGGCGCGGGCCAACCGAGGTTTCCCTCTCCAGCGCCGAATGGGAGGGTAAAGGCGAGGCTCTCCTGTGAAAAACACCTTTTTTTCTCGTGAAGTCACACACAAGAATCTCCCATCACCATGAAACTGTTCCTGCCGGTGATACTGGGCCTGATCCTCGCCGCGGCGCTGGTGCTGATCTCTCAGCGCACGCCAGACCGGCGCATTGCCCCGGCGGGGGCGGTAGGCGGCGTTGAAGGGTTCCGCCTTGCCGGCGGCACGCGCGAGCCGCTTGCCCCGCCCCCCTCGGCGCCCCTGCCAACCCTTGTTCCCGTTGCGCTGCGTGGCTTCACCCCCGCCCTGCCCGGAGAGCGCCCCTACGTGCCCATCCTGATGTACCACTACGTGCGCCACGTGGATCGCGCCGCCGATCCCCTGGGCTTCAGTCTCTCGGTGACGCCCGAGCAGCTCGACGCGCAGCTCGGCTGGCTCAAGGCCGCGGGCTACGAGACGGTGCGGATGGACGCGCTGGCGGCCTGCATGCGCGGCGCAGGCCCCTGTCCCCTGCGGGCAGTGGCGCTCACCTTTGACGATGGCTACGCCGACGCCTTCACCGCGGCGCTGCCCATCCTGCGGCGCCACGGCTTCGTGGCCACCTTCTATATCGTGAGCGGTTTTGTCGGACAGCCGGGCTATATGAACTGGGGAGAGATCCGCGCCCTGCGCGATGCGGGGATGGAGATCGGAGCGCACAGCATCTCGCACCCCGACCTGACCGGGTTGGGGCTGGAGGAAATTCGGGCGCAGGTCGGGCAGTCGGGCGCGGTGATCGCCGCCGAAATCGGCCAGCCGGTGCTTAGTTTTTGCTACCCGGGGGGGCGCTTCAACGATACGGTGGTGGCTGTCACCCGCGAGGCGGGCTATACTTCGGCGACGACGACCATCCAGGATGGCCCGCAG contains:
- a CDS encoding bifunctional folylpolyglutamate synthase/dihydrofolate synthase, whose product is MVAIRTYQDALDYIYSFVDPVRKAAPDPEAAALNLERMRRLLAAAGDPQHGLRAVVVAGTKGKGSTAAMIEAVARAAGMRVGLFTSPHLSSYRERIQVNRVLIDQDEVIALTNLTRPVLDAFDPAPLGRPSVFDVGLLLALRYFAARQVDLAVMEIGLGGRFDSVNVLTPLVSVISSISYDHMAILGRTLREIAWNKAGILKPGAPAVSAPQQPEAAAVVAEEARRVGADLFIAGPEGLARAHGHGPALRPYPMPPVTALRGAFQVENARLALGAALLLRDRGLPLPDAALAEGLAGVNWPGRFELVPGAPPVLIDGAHNGDSAQKLVAAIQAEIPHDQLIVVLGTSRDKDIAAIAAALAPPAAAVVITRSRHNRAMDIDRIAAEVRAHLRGPLLLAPDLPAALDMARGLAGPRDLICVTGSLFVAAEAREALGLAVAD
- a CDS encoding polysaccharide deacetylase family protein, coding for MKLFLPVILGLILAAALVLISQRTPDRRIAPAGAVGGVEGFRLAGGTREPLAPPPSAPLPTLVPVALRGFTPALPGERPYVPILMYHYVRHVDRAADPLGFSLSVTPEQLDAQLGWLKAAGYETVRMDALAACMRGAGPCPLRAVALTFDDGYADAFTAALPILRRHGFVATFYIVSGFVGQPGYMNWGEIRALRDAGMEIGAHSISHPDLTGLGLEEIRAQVGQSGAVIAAEIGQPVLSFCYPGGRFNDTVVAVTREAGYTSATTTIQDGPQSDPFTLPRLRISGDTTLEGFQWMVAAYLP